From Pseudochaenichthys georgianus chromosome 11, fPseGeo1.2, whole genome shotgun sequence, a single genomic window includes:
- the LOC117454811 gene encoding alpha-2,8-sialyltransferase 8F-like, with amino-acid sequence MKLHAQKLSIGLIVLCLGSLLITAFWIIVGNGLLHSYLVQSEPPSPKNIWPSDLCKGCRELIEKVRELYSKTWKKQEDNYRNFSSQLRSECQGFDRAIITQANTPVGSNIVYSAENTTTRMVTPEIFSTFIKENPFPKKRFDTCAVVGNSGILTNSNCGEMIDSAQHVIRCNLPSLGKGYEKHVGNKTDIVTANPRGLIIKYGPLDGPSRQFVESLHIYGKSLLLLPAFAFGFCTPLCLKAAYGIRDLESPIRPTYFNPDYLRRLSKFWRSRGLHRGILSAGLVMVNIALENCANVHVYGFWPFSIHPFELNAVKNHYFDDETVNWGAHSMPAEFNLLLQLHSQGVLRLHLGNCQPGKLVSSQVQRQMRLGI; translated from the exons ATGAAGCTACACGCTCAGAAGTTATCCATCGGTTTAATTGTACTCTGTTTGGGGAGCCTGCTGATCACTGCCTTCTGGATCATTGTGGGAAACGG TTTGCTGCACAGCTATCTTGTACAAAGTGAACCCCCTTCACCCAAGAACATCTGGCCCTCTGACCTTTGCAAAGGATGCAG gGAGCTCATTGAAAAAGTAAGAGAACTCTACTCAAAAACGTGGAAGAAGCAAGAAGATAATTACAGAAACTTCAG TTCTCAGCTGAGAAGTGAGTGCCAGGGATTTGACAGGGCCATCATTACCCAGGCCAACACTCCAGTGGGATCAAATATCGTGTACTCTGCGGAAAACACGACGACCCGCATGGTGACTCCAGAGATTTTCAGCACCTTCATAAAG GAGAATCCATTTCCAAAGAAAAGATTTGACACGTGTGCTGTTGTTGGGAACTCAGGGATTCTGACAAACAGCAACTGTGGAGAGATGATCGATTCGGCTCAGCATGTTATCAG GTGCAACCTACCGTCTTTGGGAAAAGGCTATGAGAAACATGTGGGCAACAAGACTGACATTGTGACAGCAAATCCGAGGGGCCTCATTATAAA GTATGGGCCCTTAGACGGGCCTAGCCGTCAATTTGTGGAGAGTCTACATATCTACGGCAAGTCCCTGCTGCTTCTACCTGCCTTTGCCTTTGGCTTTTGTACTCCTTTGTGCCTGAAGGCTGCATACGGCATTAGGGACCTTGAAAGTCCAATTAGGCCCACCTACTTCAACCCTGATTACCTCCGGAGACTGAGCAAATTCTGGCGCTCCAGAGGCCTACACAGAGGCATACTCAGCGCCGGCTTAGTGATGGTTAACATAGCGCTGGAAAACTGTGCCAACGTGCATGTGTACGGTTTCTGGCCCTTCAGTATTCATCCATTTGAACTCAATGCCGTGAAAAACCACTATTTCGATGATGAAACAGTTAACTGGGGAGCGCATTCCATGCCTGCTGAGTTTAACCTGTTGTTGCAGCTGCACAGTCAAGGTGTGCTCAGGCTTCACCTGGGGAACTGTCAACCGGGTAAATTAGTTAGTTCCCAGGTCCAGAGACAGATGAGACTGGGCATCTGA